In Carassius gibelio isolate Cgi1373 ecotype wild population from Czech Republic chromosome B13, carGib1.2-hapl.c, whole genome shotgun sequence, one genomic interval encodes:
- the LOC127970592 gene encoding C-type natriuretic peptide 2-like, whose translation MVSSSPLNFSSLLHHALLLLLIINVATQVKGRPSPRRPDAQVLQDLFGLKISSLVLAHPEVSEGSADEAPPPSRVFLELLGRHRKLQGRSRKGVARGCFGMKVDRIGIISGLGC comes from the exons ATGGTCTCTTCATCTCCTCTGAACTTCAGCTCACTTCTTCATCACGCTCTCCTCCTGCTCCTCATCATCAATGTGGCAACACAGGTAAAGGGACGGCCATCACCACGGCGACCAGATGCTCAG GTCCTGCAGGATCTGTTCGGACTGAAGATCAGCTCTCTGGTATTGGCTCATCCAGAGGTCAGCGAGGGGTCAGCAGACGAGGCTCCGCCCCCGTCACGTGTGTTCCTGGAGCTGCTGGGCCGTCACAGGAAGCTGCAGGGGCGGAGCAGGAAGGGCGTGGCGCGCGGCTGCTTCGGGATGAAGGTGGACCGGATCGGGATCATCAGTGGACTGGGATGCTGA